The following are encoded together in the Vespa crabro chromosome 12, iyVesCrab1.2, whole genome shotgun sequence genome:
- the LOC124428336 gene encoding UBX domain-containing protein 4-like, with amino-acid sequence MKWFEGSIKDAVTTSKSRKAIFVVFVEGKDDTSIKFAQAINVREVSTQLENENFVAIKLESGSETYRFFAQIYHLVPVPSLFFIGENGIPLEIVAGNVTATELTSKIESVLTKAGKEIKNSSQNLIESEQKSATCTNPSDASTSDAITVNISDVKASTDVPTEILGNTENDDKLVENESTNLKDTDIPTTSNDNKVDNNDATELSMQEKLDRAKQLIEVQKKQRQKDEEREEKERELRRRKIGQDMLKMRQKQQDLEVKQAHEEMMKEKAAREKVKLQIAQDKLERKQKELALQQQVQQQQQQQQQQQQQQQQQQPAEQSKVRPTSFADTTITRIQFRLPSGNPHMAEFSPTNTLRTLRTYVTENINLPFRQFVMSTSFPRRDLTNEDDNKTLLELELVPRAVILILPLKNNNITTSVTSTQDVSFLSRFVWSFFAPVIGIYNYLMGYFTGTLHGNSDQNNEDTGNTSGATNSGDGPTFSNLQNIALSTGRNISNPGGTTIRAQGNIHRLHSAGDDNDENNTWNGNSTQQM; translated from the exons ATGAAGTGGTTCGAAGGAAGTATTAAAGACGCTGTTACTACGTCGAAATCAAGGAAAGCAATTTTCGTTGTCTTCGTGGAAG gaAAAGATGATACTTCGATTAAATTTGCTCAGGCAATCAATGTTAGAGAAGTTTCTACACAATTGGAAAATGAGAATTTTGTTGCTATTAAATTAGAAAGTGGTTCGGAAACTTATAGATTTTTTGCACAGATTT atcATCTAGTTCCAGTACcatctttattctttattggTGAAAATGGTATACCACTTGAAATAGTTGCAGGTAATGTGACTGCAACTGAGCTTACATCGAAAATTGAATCTGTTTTAACGAAAgcaggaaaagaaattaaaaatagttcACAGAATTTAATAGAATCTGAACAAAAATCTGCAACTTGTACCAATCCATCGGATGCTTCTACCAGCGATGCCATTACTGTAAATATATCTGATGTTAAAGCTTCAACTGATGTACCAACGGAGATTCTTGGAAATACAGAGAATGATGATAAATTGGTAGAAAATGAATCTACAAATTTAAAAGATACAGATATACCAACTActagcaatgataataaagtagaCAATAATGATGCTACAGAATTATCAATGCAG gaAAAGTTAGATAGAGCTAAACAATTGATAGAGGTACAGAAAAAACAGCGACAAAAGGAtgaagaaagggaagagaaggaaagagaattaaGACGACGTAAAATTGGCCAAGATATGTTAAAGATGAGACAAAAGCAACAAGATTTAGAAGTAAAGCAAGCTCATGAAGAAATGATGAAGGAGAAAGCTGCTAGAGAGAAAGTGAAGCTACAAATTGCACAAGATAAGCTTgaacgaaaacaaaaggaattagCTTTGCAG caacaagtgcaacaacaacaacagcaacagcaacaacaacagcaacaacaacaacaacaacaacctgCAGAACAATCGAAAGTTCGACCCACTTCGTTTGCCGATACTACCATAACAAGAATTCAATTTAGATTGCCATCTGGTAATCCACATATGGCTGAATTTTCACCAACAAATACTTTACGTACTTTACGTACTTACGtgaccgaaaatattaatttaccaTTTCGCCAATTTGTTATGTCAACATCATTTCCTAGAAGAGATCTGACAAatgaagatgataataaaaccCTCTTGGAATTGGAACTGGTTCCTAGAGCAGTGATTTTAATTCTACCattgaaaaat aataatattacaacATCGGTAACATCAACTCAAGATGTTAGCTTTCTCTCACGCTTCGTGTGGTCCTTTTTTGCTCCAGTAAttggtatatataattatttaatgggATATTTTACTGGAACCTTGCATGGAAATTCTGATCAAAATAACGAAGACACCGGTAATACGTCCGGTGCTACAAATAGCGGAGATGGACCTACATTTTCAAATTTGCAAAATATAGCTCTATCAACGGG aagAAATATCAGCAATCCGGGTGGTACCACGATTAGAGCACAAGGTAATATACATAGACTACATTCTGCTggagatgataatgatgaaaataatacttGGAATGGTAATTCAACACAACAAATGtga
- the LOC124428447 gene encoding homeobox protein ceh-30-like isoform X2 has translation MSEERNSTMTSEVSKMASNTVDTSKVSFSIERLLAPIVKSNNEENNLLERAHFSLRVCDPNDSETKIVVTPDSSVSMAEEIELDDTDMVCSTSPEPEMCYEACTSSSGANSTTGAEREIQERTASTISDDERKKRPRTAFTAAQIKSLEAEFERNKYLSVAKRLQLSKTLKLTETQIKIWFQNRRTKWKRKYTNDVELLAQQYYSSLGIPAPRPIFVGDRLWFFNYPTQSQPGATFFPQHLTPLPLPPALPIVQPLPSNLPTGQQSPIFHNVPLSHPNHHLTQRLDFRHQEP, from the exons atgtcgGAAGAACGTAATAGTACGATGACCTCGGAAGTTTCCAAAATGGCAAGTAATACCGTCGATACTTCCAAAGTTTCATTTAGTATCGAAAGATTATTAGCGCCTATCGTGAAATCAAATAACGAGGAGAACAATTTATTGGAGAGGGCACATTTTTCTTTACGCGTATGCGATC caAATGACTCAGAAACGAAGATAGTTGTAACACCCGATTCGTCAGTTTCAATGGCGGAAGAAATTGAGCTTGATGATACTGATATGGTTTGTTCCACTTCTCCCGAGCCAGAAATGTGTTATG AGGCGTGTACAAGCAGTAGCGGAGCCAATTCAACAACAGGTGCGGAAAGGGAGATTCAAGAAAGAACTGCCAGCACGATTAGCgacgatgaaagaaagaagagaccaCGTACTGCGTTCACAGCTGCACAAATAAAGTCATTAGAGGCTGAATTTGAAAGGAACAAGTACTTAAGCGTAGCGAAGAGATTACAACTTAGCAAGACTTTGAAACTTACCGAGACTCag ATTAAAATATGGTTTCAAAATAGGCGAACCaagtggaaaagaaaatatacgaatGACGTTGAATTATTGGCACAACAATATTATTCGAGCTTGGGTATACCCGCACCAAGGCCAATTTTCGTTGGAGATCGTTTATG gTTCTTCAATTATCCAACGCAATCTCAACCGGGTGCTACATTTTTCCCGCAACATTTGACGCCATTGCCTTTACCACCTGCTTTACCAATCGTACAACCATTACCTAGTAATTTGCCAACGGGACAACAATCTCCTATATTTCATAATGTACCATTAAGTCATCCTAATCATCATCTTACACAGAGATTAGATTTTAGGCATCAGGAACCTtaa
- the LOC124428447 gene encoding homeobox protein ceh-30-like isoform X1, which produces MSEERNSTMTSEVSKMASNTVDTSKVSFSIERLLAPIVKSNNEENNLLERAHFSLRVCDHIASIDVIIKISSSFLFANKYFFFLFFFSIANDSETKIVVTPDSSVSMAEEIELDDTDMVCSTSPEPEMCYEACTSSSGANSTTGAEREIQERTASTISDDERKKRPRTAFTAAQIKSLEAEFERNKYLSVAKRLQLSKTLKLTETQIKIWFQNRRTKWKRKYTNDVELLAQQYYSSLGIPAPRPIFVGDRLWFFNYPTQSQPGATFFPQHLTPLPLPPALPIVQPLPSNLPTGQQSPIFHNVPLSHPNHHLTQRLDFRHQEP; this is translated from the exons atgtcgGAAGAACGTAATAGTACGATGACCTCGGAAGTTTCCAAAATGGCAAGTAATACCGTCGATACTTCCAAAGTTTCATTTAGTATCGAAAGATTATTAGCGCCTATCGTGAAATCAAATAACGAGGAGAACAATTTATTGGAGAGGGCACATTTTTCTTTACGCGTATGCGATC aTATAGCAAGTATTGACGTCATTataaagatttcaagttcttttttatttgcaaacaaatattttttttttctcttttttttttcgatagcaAATGACTCAGAAACGAAGATAGTTGTAACACCCGATTCGTCAGTTTCAATGGCGGAAGAAATTGAGCTTGATGATACTGATATGGTTTGTTCCACTTCTCCCGAGCCAGAAATGTGTTATG AGGCGTGTACAAGCAGTAGCGGAGCCAATTCAACAACAGGTGCGGAAAGGGAGATTCAAGAAAGAACTGCCAGCACGATTAGCgacgatgaaagaaagaagagaccaCGTACTGCGTTCACAGCTGCACAAATAAAGTCATTAGAGGCTGAATTTGAAAGGAACAAGTACTTAAGCGTAGCGAAGAGATTACAACTTAGCAAGACTTTGAAACTTACCGAGACTCag ATTAAAATATGGTTTCAAAATAGGCGAACCaagtggaaaagaaaatatacgaatGACGTTGAATTATTGGCACAACAATATTATTCGAGCTTGGGTATACCCGCACCAAGGCCAATTTTCGTTGGAGATCGTTTATG gTTCTTCAATTATCCAACGCAATCTCAACCGGGTGCTACATTTTTCCCGCAACATTTGACGCCATTGCCTTTACCACCTGCTTTACCAATCGTACAACCATTACCTAGTAATTTGCCAACGGGACAACAATCTCCTATATTTCATAATGTACCATTAAGTCATCCTAATCATCATCTTACACAGAGATTAGATTTTAGGCATCAGGAACCTtaa
- the LOC124428447 gene encoding homeobox protein mls-2-like isoform X3 — translation MSEERNSTMTSEVSKMASNTVDTSKVSFSIERLLAPIVKSNNEENNLLERAHFSLRVCDHIASIDVIIKISSSFLFANKYFFFLFFFSIANDSETKIVVTPDSSVSMAEEIELDDTDMVCSTSPEPEMCYEACTSSSGANSTTGAEREIQERTASTISDDERKKRPRTAFTAAQIKSLEAEFERNKYLSVAKRLQLSKTLKLTETQIKIWFQNRRTKWKRKYTNDVELLAQQYYSSLGIPAPRPIFVGDRLW, via the exons atgtcgGAAGAACGTAATAGTACGATGACCTCGGAAGTTTCCAAAATGGCAAGTAATACCGTCGATACTTCCAAAGTTTCATTTAGTATCGAAAGATTATTAGCGCCTATCGTGAAATCAAATAACGAGGAGAACAATTTATTGGAGAGGGCACATTTTTCTTTACGCGTATGCGATC aTATAGCAAGTATTGACGTCATTataaagatttcaagttcttttttatttgcaaacaaatattttttttttctcttttttttttcgatagcaAATGACTCAGAAACGAAGATAGTTGTAACACCCGATTCGTCAGTTTCAATGGCGGAAGAAATTGAGCTTGATGATACTGATATGGTTTGTTCCACTTCTCCCGAGCCAGAAATGTGTTATG AGGCGTGTACAAGCAGTAGCGGAGCCAATTCAACAACAGGTGCGGAAAGGGAGATTCAAGAAAGAACTGCCAGCACGATTAGCgacgatgaaagaaagaagagaccaCGTACTGCGTTCACAGCTGCACAAATAAAGTCATTAGAGGCTGAATTTGAAAGGAACAAGTACTTAAGCGTAGCGAAGAGATTACAACTTAGCAAGACTTTGAAACTTACCGAGACTCag ATTAAAATATGGTTTCAAAATAGGCGAACCaagtggaaaagaaaatatacgaatGACGTTGAATTATTGGCACAACAATATTATTCGAGCTTGGGTATACCCGCACCAAGGCCAATTTTCGTTGGAGATCGTTTATGGTAA
- the LOC124428314 gene encoding cyclin-H, whose amino-acid sequence MFPQSSQNKFWMFRDENELTTLREKTNADFIEKHGANMSPEEREAHFLSDNEERTLLRFYELQLRDFCRRFTPPMPRATVATALHYFKRFYLRNSVMDYHPKEILVTCVYLACKVEEFNVSISQFVANIKGDREKASDIILNNELLLMQQLNYNLTIHNPFRPVEGLMIDIKTRYTSLENPEKLRPHIDEFLERVFLTDSVLLYAPSQVALAATLHAASRASANLDNYVTDILFPSEQLGGIIEAVRKIRSMAKCVEPPSRDVVRAIEKKLDKCRNQENNPDSDIYKQRMQEMLDEEDLQDNEKYAKIIQDQAAHDEKTLGVNKMLSSPSAV is encoded by the exons ATGTTTCCTCAAAGCTCgcaaaataaattttggaTGTTTAGAGACGAGAATGAATTAACGACATTACGGGAGAAAACCAATGctgatttcattgaaaaacatGGTGCCAATATGTCT CcagaagaaagagaggcaCATTTTCTCTCGGACAATGAGGAACGTACACTTCTTAGATTTTATGAATTACAATTACGTGATTTCTGTCGTCGTTTTACACCTCCAATGCCTAGAGCTACTGTTGCTACTGCTCTACATTACttcaaaagattttatttaaggAACAGTGTAATGGATTATCATCCAAAGGAGATATTAGTCACATGCGTATATTTAGCTTGCAAA GTTGAAGAATTTAATGTTTCAATATCACAATTTGTTGCAAATATTAAAGGGGATAGAGAAAAGGCAtcagatattattcttaataatgaattattacttATGCAACaattgaattataatttaactATACACAATCCATTTAGACCTGTTGAAGGATTAATGATTGATATTAAG ACGCGTTATACTTCATTAGAAAATCCAGAAAAATTGAGGCCACATATAGATGAATTTTTAGAAAGAGTTTTTTTAACTGATAGTGTTTTACTTTATGCTCCAAGCCAAGTTGCTTTGGCTGCAACTTTACACGCAGCATCCAGAGCTTCTGCTAATTTAGACAATTATGTAACGGATATATTATTTCCAAGTGAACAATTAGGTGGTATAATAGAAGCAGTTAGAA aaataagatCAATGGCTAAATGCGTAGAACCACCGTCACGTGATGTTGTTAGagctatagaaaaaaaattagacaaGTGTAGAAATCAAGAGAATAATCCTGACAGTGATAT ataTAAACAAAGAATGCAAGAAATGTTGGACGAAGAGGATTTacaagataatgaaaaatatgctAAGATCATACAAGATCAAGCGGCTCACGATGAAAAGACATTAGGtgttaataaaatgttatcatCGCCATCCGCAgtttga